The Ahaetulla prasina isolate Xishuangbanna chromosome 11, ASM2864084v1, whole genome shotgun sequence genome contains a region encoding:
- the RBMX gene encoding RNA-binding motif protein, X chromosome isoform X3, with protein sequence MVEADRPGKLFVGGLNIETNEKALESVFGKYGRIVEVLLMKDRETNKSRGFAFVTFESPADAKDAARDMNGKSLDGKSIKVEQATKPTFETGRRGPLPPRSRGPPRGLRGGRGSSGTRGPPSRGSHLGSSRGPLPMKRGPPPRSGGPPPKRPAPSGPVRSSSGMGGRAPLSRGRDSYGGPPRRDPLSSRRDVYLSPRDDGYSTKDSYSSRDYPSSRDTRDYAPPPRDYAYRDYGHSSSRDEYPSRGYSDRDGYGGRDRDYSDHPSGGSYRDSYESYG encoded by the exons ATGGTTGAAGCAGATCGGCCTGGGAAGCTGTTCGTTGGTGGATTGAACATTGAAACGAATGAGAAAGCTCTTGAATCTGTCTTTGGCAAATATGGCCGTATCGTAGAAG TTCTCCTTATGAAAGACCGCGAAACCAACAAGTCCAGAGGCTTTGCTTTTGTCACATTTGAGAGCCCAGCAGACGCTAAGGATGCAGCAAGAGATATGAATGGAAAG TCTTTAGATGGGAAATCCATTAAAGTTGAACAAGCTACCAAGCCAACCTTTGAAACTGGTAGACGTGGGCCCCTCCCTCCAAGGAGCAGAGGACCCCCGAGAGGCCTTAGAGGTGGAAGAGGCAGCAGTGGAACCCGGGGGCCTCCTTCAAGAGGCAGTCACTTAG GTTCCTCTAGAGGCCCACTTCCAATGAAAAGGGGCCCGCCTCCCCGTAGTGGGGGCCCGCCTCCCAAAAGACCTGCGCCATCTGGACCTGTACGCAGCAGTAGCGGGATGGGTGGCAGAG cgCCCCTGTCCCGTGGCAGAGACAGCTATGGGGGGCCTCCACGAAGAGACCCCTTGTCATCACGAAGGGATGTCTACTTATCCCCCAGAGATGATGGTTACAGTACTAAAGACAG CTATTCAAGCCGAGATTATCCAAGTTCCAGAGATACCAGAGATTATGCCCCCCCACCAAGGGATTATGCCTATCGTGATTATGGACATTCCAGTTCACGTGATGAATATCCCTCAAGAGGTTACAG CGATCGGGATGGCTATGGAGGACGTGACCGGGATTACTCGGACCATCCCAGTGGAGGCTCTTACAGAGATTCCTATGAGAGTTACG GCTGA
- the RBMX gene encoding RNA-binding motif protein, X chromosome isoform X2: MVEADRPGKLFVGGLNIETNEKALESVFGKYGRIVEVLLMKDRETNKSRGFAFVTFESPADAKDAARDMNGKSLDGKSIKVEQATKPTFETGRRGPLPPRSRGPPRGLRGGRGSSGTRGPPSRGSHLGSSRGPLPMKRGPPPRSGGPPPKRPAPSGPVRSSSGMGGRAPLSRGRDSYGGPPRRDPLSSRRDVYLSPRDDGYSTKDSYSSRDYPSSRDTRDYAPPPRDYAYRDYGHSSSRDEYPSRGYSDRDGYGGRDRDYSDHPSGGSYRDSYESYGNSRSAPPARGPPPSYGGSSRYDDYGSTRDGYGGSRESYSSSRSEVYSSGRDHVGRQDRGLPPSMERGYPPPRDSYSSSSRGAPRGGGRGGSRSDRGGGRSRY; the protein is encoded by the exons ATGGTTGAAGCAGATCGGCCTGGGAAGCTGTTCGTTGGTGGATTGAACATTGAAACGAATGAGAAAGCTCTTGAATCTGTCTTTGGCAAATATGGCCGTATCGTAGAAG TTCTCCTTATGAAAGACCGCGAAACCAACAAGTCCAGAGGCTTTGCTTTTGTCACATTTGAGAGCCCAGCAGACGCTAAGGATGCAGCAAGAGATATGAATGGAAAG TCTTTAGATGGGAAATCCATTAAAGTTGAACAAGCTACCAAGCCAACCTTTGAAACTGGTAGACGTGGGCCCCTCCCTCCAAGGAGCAGAGGACCCCCGAGAGGCCTTAGAGGTGGAAGAGGCAGCAGTGGAACCCGGGGGCCTCCTTCAAGAGGCAGTCACTTAG GTTCCTCTAGAGGCCCACTTCCAATGAAAAGGGGCCCGCCTCCCCGTAGTGGGGGCCCGCCTCCCAAAAGACCTGCGCCATCTGGACCTGTACGCAGCAGTAGCGGGATGGGTGGCAGAG cgCCCCTGTCCCGTGGCAGAGACAGCTATGGGGGGCCTCCACGAAGAGACCCCTTGTCATCACGAAGGGATGTCTACTTATCCCCCAGAGATGATGGTTACAGTACTAAAGACAG CTATTCAAGCCGAGATTATCCAAGTTCCAGAGATACCAGAGATTATGCCCCCCCACCAAGGGATTATGCCTATCGTGATTATGGACATTCCAGTTCACGTGATGAATATCCCTCAAGAGGTTACAG CGATCGGGATGGCTATGGAGGACGTGACCGGGATTACTCGGACCATCCCAGTGGAGGCTCTTACAGAGATTCCTATGAGAGTTACG GTAACTCACGTAGCGCTCCCCCTGCACGCGGGCCCCCTCCATCATATGGTGGAAGCAGTCGCTATGACGATTACGGAAGCACCCGTGATGGGTATGGTGGAAGTCGAGAGAGTTACTCAAGCAGCAGAAGCGAGGTCTACTCAAGTGGCCGAGACCATGTGGGCAGACAAGACAGAGGCCTTCCCCCTTCTATGGAACGGGGCTACCCTCCACCACGTGATTCTTACAGCAGCTCGAGCCGCGGAGCACCCCGAGGTGGCGGCCGGGGAGGGAGCCGCTCGGACAGAGGTGGAGGCAGAAGCCGATACTAA
- the RBMX gene encoding RNA-binding motif protein, X chromosome isoform X1, protein MVEADRPGKLFVGGLNIETNEKALESVFGKYGRIVEVLLMKDRETNKSRGFAFVTFESPADAKDAARDMNGKSLDGKSIKVEQATKPTFETGRRGPLPPRSRGPPRGLRGGRGSSGTRGPPSRGSHLGSSRGPLPMKRGPPPRSGGPPPKRPAPSGPVRSSSGMGGRAPLSRGRDSYGGPPRRDPLSSRRDVYLSPRDDGYSTKDSYSSRDYPSSRDTRDYAPPPRDYAYRDYGHSSSRDEYPSRGYSYSSYSDRDGYGGRDRDYSDHPSGGSYRDSYESYGNSRSAPPARGPPPSYGGSSRYDDYGSTRDGYGGSRESYSSSRSEVYSSGRDHVGRQDRGLPPSMERGYPPPRDSYSSSSRGAPRGGGRGGSRSDRGGGRSRY, encoded by the exons ATGGTTGAAGCAGATCGGCCTGGGAAGCTGTTCGTTGGTGGATTGAACATTGAAACGAATGAGAAAGCTCTTGAATCTGTCTTTGGCAAATATGGCCGTATCGTAGAAG TTCTCCTTATGAAAGACCGCGAAACCAACAAGTCCAGAGGCTTTGCTTTTGTCACATTTGAGAGCCCAGCAGACGCTAAGGATGCAGCAAGAGATATGAATGGAAAG TCTTTAGATGGGAAATCCATTAAAGTTGAACAAGCTACCAAGCCAACCTTTGAAACTGGTAGACGTGGGCCCCTCCCTCCAAGGAGCAGAGGACCCCCGAGAGGCCTTAGAGGTGGAAGAGGCAGCAGTGGAACCCGGGGGCCTCCTTCAAGAGGCAGTCACTTAG GTTCCTCTAGAGGCCCACTTCCAATGAAAAGGGGCCCGCCTCCCCGTAGTGGGGGCCCGCCTCCCAAAAGACCTGCGCCATCTGGACCTGTACGCAGCAGTAGCGGGATGGGTGGCAGAG cgCCCCTGTCCCGTGGCAGAGACAGCTATGGGGGGCCTCCACGAAGAGACCCCTTGTCATCACGAAGGGATGTCTACTTATCCCCCAGAGATGATGGTTACAGTACTAAAGACAG CTATTCAAGCCGAGATTATCCAAGTTCCAGAGATACCAGAGATTATGCCCCCCCACCAAGGGATTATGCCTATCGTGATTATGGACATTCCAGTTCACGTGATGAATATCCCTCAAGAGGTTACAG TTATTCCTCCTACAGCGATCGGGATGGCTATGGAGGACGTGACCGGGATTACTCGGACCATCCCAGTGGAGGCTCTTACAGAGATTCCTATGAGAGTTACG GTAACTCACGTAGCGCTCCCCCTGCACGCGGGCCCCCTCCATCATATGGTGGAAGCAGTCGCTATGACGATTACGGAAGCACCCGTGATGGGTATGGTGGAAGTCGAGAGAGTTACTCAAGCAGCAGAAGCGAGGTCTACTCAAGTGGCCGAGACCATGTGGGCAGACAAGACAGAGGCCTTCCCCCTTCTATGGAACGGGGCTACCCTCCACCACGTGATTCTTACAGCAGCTCGAGCCGCGGAGCACCCCGAGGTGGCGGCCGGGGAGGGAGCCGCTCGGACAGAGGTGGAGGCAGAAGCCGATACTAA
- the LOC131183925 gene encoding transmembrane 9 superfamily member 2-like isoform X2 has translation MGRPRPSRLSVPLLLLLLVLGGRAGLGAAFYLPGLAPVSFCEPSDTKQEGPAVRCSPKIELFVNRLDSVESVLPYEYDAFDFCKDQTEERPSENLGQVLFGERIASSPYEFTFKKDEECKKVCVKSYDPEKPEDKNKLDFLKKGMQLNYQHHWIIDNMPVTWCYNVEDNLKYCNPGFPVGCYIASDGRIKDFCIMSDEFNKKNTFYLFNHVDITITYHSGKDESWPGARLVAAQLEPKSYKHTDINNLSCKGPPMEIPAEFNSKLDVIYTYSVKFEENNNIKWASRWDYILKSMPHTNIQWFSIMNSLVIVLFLSGMVAMILLRTLHKDIARYNKIDSSEDAQEEFGWKLVHGDVFRPPRKGMLLSVFLGQGTQIFIMTFITLFLACLGFLSPANRGALMTCAVVLWVLLGTPAGYVSARMYKTFRGEKWKTNVLLTALFCPGIVFADFFIMNLILWVKGSSAAIPFGTLVAILAMWFGISVPLTFIGAYFGFKEKPLEHPVRTNQIPRQIPEQSFFTKPLPGIIMGGILPFGCIFIQLFFILNSIWSHQMYYMFGFLFLVFIILLITCSEATVLLCYFHLCAEDYHWWWRSFLTSSFTAVYLFIYAIHYFFSKLQITGIASTILYFGYTMIMVLIFFLFTGTIGFFACFWFVSKIYSVVKVD, from the exons ATGGGGAGGCCGCGGCCTAGCCGCCTCTCCGTCCCGCTGCTACTGCTACTGCTGGTTTTGGGAGGCCGCGCAGGCCTCGGCGCCGCTTTCTACCTGCCCGGCTTGGCGCCCGTCAGCTTCTGCGAGCCCTCGGACACCAAGCAGGAGGGGCCCGCCGTCCGTTGTTCG CCCAAAATTGAGCTGTTTGTAAACAGACTGGACTCGGTTGAATCTGTTTTACCGTATGAATATGACGC TTTTGATTTTTGCAAAGACCAAACGGAAGAGAGACCTTCAGAAAACCTCGGACAAGTTCTGTTTGGCGAGAGGATAGCCTCTTCCCCTTACGAG tttacatttaaaaaagaTGAAGAGTGCAAGAAAGTTTGCGTGAAATCTTACGACCCAGAGAAGCCAGAGGACAAAAACAAACTGGATTTTTTGAAGAAGGGGATGCAGTTGAATTACCAGCATCACTG GATTATAGATAACATGCCCGTGACTTGGTGTTACAATGTGGAAGACAACCTTAAATACTGTAATCCTGGATTTCCAGTTGGGTGTTACATTGCATCAGACGGCCGGATAAAAGATTTCTGTATAATGAGT GATGAATTCAACAAGAAGAACACCTTCTACCTCTTCAATCACGTCGACATTACAATCACCTACCATAGTGGCAAAGACGAGAGCTGGCCTGGAGCAAGGCTCGTTGCAGCTCAGCTGGAGCCCAagag CTACAAGCATACAGATATAAACAATTTATCCTGTAAGGGTCCCCCTATGGAAATTCCTGCAGAATTTAATAGCAAACTGGATGTGATCTATACATACTCCGTGAAATTTGAA GAGAACAACAATATAAAATGGGCATCCCGATGGGACTACATCTTGAAATCCATGCCTCACACCAACATTCAGTGGTTCAG CATCATGAATTCCCTGGTGATCGTCCTCTTCTTATCCGGGATGGTCGCCATGATTCTCCTAAGGACCCTTCATAAAGACATCGCCAGATACAACAAGATCGATTCTTCG GAAGATGCACAGGAGGAGTTTGGGTGGAAGTTGGTCCACGGAGATGTGTTCAGGCCGCCCCGGAAAGGCATGCTGCTCTCCGTCTTCCTAGGGCAAGGGACGCAGATTTTTATCATGACGTTCATTACTTTGT TCCTTGCCTGCCTCGGTTTCCTCTCACCAGCCAACCGAGGGGCTTTGATGACATGCGCGGTGGTGCTCTGGGTTTTGCTGGGGACCCCAGCGGGCTACGTATCTGCTCGGATGTACAAAA caTTTAGGGGTGAAAAATGGAAGACCAATGTGTTGCTGACGGCTCTCTTCTGCCCCGG AATCGTGTTTGCTGACTTCTTCATTATGAACCTTATCCTGTGGGTGAAGGGGTCTTCAGCTGCAATTCCTTTTGGGACCCTGGTGGCGATCTTAGCCATGTGGTTTGGAATATCCGTCCCGCTCACCTTCATTGGCGCCTATTTTGGGTTCAAGGAGAAG CCCCTCGAGCACCCCGTGCGAACGAACCAGATTCCTCGCCAGATCCCCGAACAATCCTTTTTCACTAAGCCTCTGCCGGGCATCATCATGGGTGGCATCCTGCCCTTCGGGTGCATCTTCATCCAGCTCTTTTTCATCCTGAACAGCATTTg GTCTCACCAAATGTACTACATGTTTGGCTTCTTGTTCTTAGTCTTTATCATCCTCCTGATTACCTGTTCGGAGGCCACCGTCCTGCTTTGTTACTTTCACCTGTGTGCTGAG GATTATCACTGGTGGTGGAGATCATTCCTGACCAGCAGCTTCACCGCCGTTTATCTCTTCATCTacgccatccattatttcttctcaAAACTCCAGATTACTGGTATTGCTAGCACCATCCTGTACTTCGGGTATACTATGATCATGGTCTTGATATTCTTCCTGTTCACAG GAACAATCGGTTTCTTCGCTTGCTTCTGGTTCGTCAGTAAGATTTACAGTGTGGTGAAAGTAGACTGA
- the LOC131183925 gene encoding transmembrane 9 superfamily member 2-like isoform X1, with protein MGRPRPSRLSVPLLLLLLVLGGRAGLGAAFYLPGLAPVSFCEPSDTKQEGPAVRCSPKIELFVNRLDSVESVLPYEYDAFDFCKDQTEERPSENLGQVLFGERIASSPYEFTFKKDEECKKVCVKSYDPEKPEDKNKLDFLKKGMQLNYQHHWIIDNMPVTWCYNVEDNLKYCNPGFPVGCYIASDGRIKDFCIMSDEFNKKNTFYLFNHVDITITYHSGKDESWPGARLVAAQLEPKSYKHTDINNLSCKGPPMEIPAEFNSKLDVIYTYSVKFEENNNIKWASRWDYILKSMPHTNIQWFSIMNSLVIVLFLSGMVAMILLRTLHKDIARYNKIDSSEDAQEEFGWKLVHGDVFRPPRKGMLLSVFLGQGTQIFIMTFITLFLACLGFLSPANRGALMTCAVVLWVLLGTPAGYVSARMYKTFRGEKWKTNVLLTALFCPGIVFADFFIMNLILWVKGSSAAIPFGTLVAILAMWFGISVPLTFIGAYFGFKEKPLEHPVRTNQIPRQIPEQSFFTKPLPGIIMGGILPFGCIFIQLFFILNSIWSHQMYYMFGFLFLVFIILLITCSEATVLLCYFHLCAEDYHWWWRSFLTSSFTAVYLFIYAIHYFFSKLQITGIASTILYFGYTMIMVLIFFLFTGTIGFFACFWFVSKIYSVVKVD; from the exons ATGGGGAGGCCGCGGCCTAGCCGCCTCTCCGTCCCGCTGCTACTGCTACTGCTGGTTTTGGGAGGCCGCGCAGGCCTCGGCGCCGCTTTCTACCTGCCCGGCTTGGCGCCCGTCAGCTTCTGCGAGCCCTCGGACACCAAGCAGGAGGGGCCCGCCGTCCGTTGTTCG CCCAAAATTGAGCTGTTTGTAAACAGACTGGACTCGGTTGAATCTGTTTTACCGTATGAATATGACGC TTTTGATTTTTGCAAAGACCAAACGGAAGAGAGACCTTCAGAAAACCTCGGACAAGTTCTGTTTGGCGAGAGGATAGCCTCTTCCCCTTACGAG tttacatttaaaaaagaTGAAGAGTGCAAGAAAGTTTGCGTGAAATCTTACGACCCAGAGAAGCCAGAGGACAAAAACAAACTGGATTTTTTGAAGAAGGGGATGCAGTTGAATTACCAGCATCACTG GATTATAGATAACATGCCCGTGACTTGGTGTTACAATGTGGAAGACAACCTTAAATACTGTAATCCTGGATTTCCAGTTGGGTGTTACATTGCATCAGACGGCCGGATAAAAGATTTCTGTATAATGAGT GATGAATTCAACAAGAAGAACACCTTCTACCTCTTCAATCACGTCGACATTACAATCACCTACCATAGTGGCAAAGACGAGAGCTGGCCTGGAGCAAGGCTCGTTGCAGCTCAGCTGGAGCCCAagag CTACAAGCATACAGATATAAACAATTTATCCTGTAAGGGTCCCCCTATGGAAATTCCTGCAGAATTTAATAGCAAACTGGATGTGATCTATACATACTCCGTGAAATTTGAA GAGAACAACAATATAAAATGGGCATCCCGATGGGACTACATCTTGAAATCCATGCCTCACACCAACATTCAGTGGTTCAG CATCATGAATTCCCTGGTGATCGTCCTCTTCTTATCCGGGATGGTCGCCATGATTCTCCTAAGGACCCTTCATAAAGACATCGCCAGATACAACAAGATCGATTCTTCG GAAGATGCACAGGAGGAGTTTGGGTGGAAGTTGGTCCACGGAGATGTGTTCAGGCCGCCCCGGAAAGGCATGCTGCTCTCCGTCTTCCTAGGGCAAGGGACGCAGATTTTTATCATGACGTTCATTACTTTGT TCCTTGCCTGCCTCGGTTTCCTCTCACCAGCCAACCGAGGGGCTTTGATGACATGCGCGGTGGTGCTCTGGGTTTTGCTGGGGACCCCAGCGGGCTACGTATCTGCTCGGATGTACAAAA caTTTAGGGGTGAAAAATGGAAGACCAATGTGTTGCTGACGGCTCTCTTCTGCCCCGG AATCGTGTTTGCTGACTTCTTCATTATGAACCTTATCCTGTGGGTGAAGGGGTCTTCAGCTGCAATTCCTTTTGGGACCCTGGTGGCGATCTTAGCCATGTGGTTTGGAATATCCGTCCCGCTCACCTTCATTGGCGCCTATTTTGGGTTCAAGGAGAAG CCCCTCGAGCACCCCGTGCGAACGAACCAGATTCCTCGCCAGATCCCCGAACAATCCTTTTTCACTAAGCCTCTGCCGGGCATCATCATGGGTGGCATCCTGCCCTTCGGGTGCATCTTCATCCAGCTCTTTTTCATCCTGAACAGCATTTg GTCTCACCAAATGTACTACATGTTTGGCTTCTTGTTCTTAGTCTTTATCATCCTCCTGATTACCTGTTCGGAGGCCACCGTCCTGCTTTGTTACTTTCACCTGTGTGCTGAG GATTATCACTGGTGGTGGAGATCATTCCTGACCAGCAGCTTCACCGCCGTTTATCTGTTCATCTacgccatccattatttcttctcaAAACTCCAGATTACTGGTATTGCTAGCACCATCCTGTACTTTGGGTATACTATGATCATGGTCTTGATATTCTTCCTGTTCACAG GAACAATCGGTTTCTTCGCTTGCTTCTGGTTCGTCAGTAAGATTTACAGTGTGGTGAAAGTAGACTGA